In a genomic window of Longimicrobium sp.:
- a CDS encoding DoxX family protein, protein MYIGIAAGTSRMALASIFVVAGVLHFAITDMYVRVMPPYLPWPRELVMASGACQLAGGVGLCVPRLRRAAGWGLVLLLVAVWPANLQMYTDAQASGDDLLRVTLLLVRLPLQLVLIWWVWKAAGLGRR, encoded by the coding sequence ATGTACATCGGGATTGCCGCGGGCACGTCGCGGATGGCGCTGGCCTCGATCTTCGTGGTGGCCGGCGTGCTTCATTTCGCCATCACGGACATGTACGTCCGCGTGATGCCGCCGTACCTGCCCTGGCCGCGCGAACTGGTGATGGCGAGCGGCGCGTGCCAGCTGGCGGGCGGCGTGGGGCTGTGCGTGCCCCGGCTTCGGCGCGCCGCGGGGTGGGGACTGGTGCTGCTGCTGGTGGCAGTGTGGCCCGCGAACCTGCAGATGTACACCGACGCCCAGGCCTCGGGCGACGACCTGCTGCGGGTGACGCTGCTCCTGGTGCGCCTTCCTTTGCAGCTGGTGCTCATCTGGTGGGTGTGGAAGGCGGCGGGGCTGGGGCGGCGCTGA
- a CDS encoding zinc ribbon domain-containing protein — protein MKPCRDCGQPAAASARSCPHCGILNPVVQWVALPNGEHLTHREPAKTSADPFAYFAAPTTANAAALAGPAPASLARDFADQEAVDAIDLAAKRFFWVAGFSLVVGYLFRSDVGEYWYADGLVVGALAFALKEMHSRVAAGLLLAFSAVMVLMQALALFGGSFFIGRVVLWVVFTGMSYRALMATISLHKQQQATPALAG, from the coding sequence ATGAAGCCCTGCCGTGACTGCGGCCAGCCGGCCGCCGCCAGCGCCAGATCGTGCCCGCATTGCGGGATCCTGAACCCCGTGGTGCAGTGGGTGGCGCTTCCCAACGGCGAGCACCTGACGCATCGCGAGCCCGCGAAAACCTCCGCGGACCCGTTCGCCTACTTCGCGGCGCCAACGACCGCCAACGCGGCTGCGCTGGCCGGGCCCGCGCCCGCCTCCCTGGCCCGGGACTTCGCCGACCAGGAAGCGGTCGACGCCATCGACCTGGCGGCGAAGCGGTTCTTCTGGGTGGCGGGCTTCAGCCTGGTGGTCGGCTACCTGTTCCGGAGCGACGTGGGCGAGTACTGGTACGCGGACGGGCTCGTCGTGGGCGCGCTGGCGTTCGCGCTGAAGGAAATGCACAGCCGCGTGGCCGCGGGGCTGCTGCTGGCGTTCTCGGCCGTCATGGTCCTCATGCAGGCGCTGGCACTGTTCGGGGGCTCCTTCTTCATCGGGCGCGTGGTGCTGTGGGTGGTCTTCACGGGCATGTCGTACCGCGCGCTGATGGCCACGATCAGCTTGCACAAGCAGCAGCAGGCCACCCCCGCGCTGGCCGGCTGA